The following are encoded together in the Lactuca sativa cultivar Salinas chromosome 1, Lsat_Salinas_v11, whole genome shotgun sequence genome:
- the LOC111909226 gene encoding uncharacterized protein LOC111909226, which translates to MVNIEEMSMGAYKKRLRDDVGQGLVQPAVPATATFELKGHILTALKDISFYGKDHEDAFKHLDKVNDINDYFNVLNVNRDTVLLRMLPVTFKGAAKDWLKALPLGTITTWAQMCEQFLDQFCPPSKIAKLKKAIANFEQNLGESLYEAWERYKGLLRNCPQHDLNIQQEVSIFYEGVNVMTRQLLDSQGPLTKKNAGEVKELVEEFAKHSREYHNPRNEGVKGVGSAHSEEMLAIVAMLNNTDRRLTQMDQSIHAVRVGCERCSGPHFTKDCHLDEYGNKKAQVCYSSGDKFNEDWRKPKKEWLPYDEYKRQKEEKYKQTCRGFYQKEQPPAEKKVDLENMLTRFMEASERRHDDINAVLKEHMNMMKEQHKMMIDQQASLRNNQESIHSLEVQVGQLTTLFLEALEVEPKQPDPKPKKPKLENEESTEIPSSRRESAMHTSWARSEQKNSISVPTYKPPLPFPSRSHLSPLERVHLEFIQQIKEYAKLLQDIIDTRHELKKNYKVILSEQSLRAVLGELPKKMGDPGRLTLPCAFGNNLKTYALSDSWASINLMPFSFYQKLNIQKMKATKMTIHMANRSVIHPRGIVEDILVKIGKFVFPVDFVIMDMKEDANILIILGRPLLNTVGALVDVRESKLTLRDGDDKEDFGIQYGFQGYDVKGEVFNIDEENELEELEKLTEEEIKAINQVKHTKPSASVPFFVEVIAYTKPTSLITEESDEMSSDEEEVTSKVTSPVVKEEKDTMELKCEDKLETKGIKRKLDGDAIKAKKEILKKAYIRQVQAYKRRFKEKKIQLVMDSSDDST; encoded by the exons ATGGTGAAtattgaagaaatgtccatgggagcttacaaaaAGAGACTTAGAGACGATGTTGGTCAGGGTTTAGTACAACCTGCcgtacctgccactgccacattcgagctgaagggacaTATCCTCACTGCACTAAAGGATATCTCATTCTATggaaaagatcatgaggatgcttttaagcatctagataaAGTCAACGACATTAATGATTATTTCAATGTCCTGAATGTGAATAGAGATACCGTCTTGCTAAGGATGCTTCCTGTTACTTTTAAGGGAGCTGCTAAGGATTGGTTAAAAGCACTACCACTGGGTACAATCACTACATGGGCTCAAATGTGTGAGCAGTTTCTAGACCAATTTTGTCCACCATCCAAgatagctaaactcaagaaggcaatagccaattTTGAGCAAAACCTGGGGGAGTCACTTTACGAGGCTTGGGAGCGCTATAAGGGGTTgttaaggaattgtcctcaacatGACCTTAACATTCAACAAGAAGTGTCCATATTCTATGAGGGGGTCAATGTAATGACaaggcaactccttgattctcaaggaccactTACAAAGAAAAATGCGGGTGAAGTCAAGGAATTAGTTGAAGAATTTGCAAAGCATTCTCGTGAATACCACAATCCAAGGAATGAAGGAGTAAAGGGAGTTGGGAGTGCACATTCTGAAGAGATGCTTGCTATAGTGGCAATGCTAAATAATACAGACCGAAGGctgacccaaatggaccaatcaaTTCATGCAGTTAGAGTTGGTTGTGAACGATGCAGTGGGCCACACTTCACTAAAGATTGCCATTTGGATGAGTATGGGAACAAGAAGGCTCAAGTTTGCTACTCAAGTGGGGACAAGTTTAATGAAGACTGGAGAAAACCAAAGAAGGAATGGCTGCCATACGATGAGTACAAGAggcaaaaagaagaaaaatataaGCAGACATGCCGAGGCTTCTACCAAAAAGAGCAACCACCAGCCGAGAAGAAAGTAGACTTGGAAAACATGTTGACCCGATTTATGGAAGCATCCGAGAGAAGACATGATGATATCAATGCAGTGCTAAAGGAacacatgaatatgatgaaagaACAACACAAAATGATGATTGACCAGCAAGCTTCAttaagaaataatcaagaatcgATTCATAGTTTAGAAGTCCAAGTTGGTCAACTCACTACTTTG TTTTTAGAGGCACTAGAAGTGGAGCCAAAGCAGCCCGATCCAAAGCCGAAGAAGCCGAAGCTCGAAAATGAAGAATCTACTGAAATACccagttcacgtcgtgagtccgcTATGCACACATCATGGGCCCGGTCTGAACAGAAAAATTCCATATCCGTTCCAACTTATAAACCGCCTTTGCCATTCCCATCTCGATCACATCTTAGTCCACTGGAAAGGGTACATCTGGAGTTTATTCAACAAATAAAGG AATACGCGAAGTTGCTACAAGATATAATAGACACTCGACATGAATTGAAGAAGAATTATAAagtgattctaagtgagcaaAGCTTAAGAGCTGTATTGGGAGAGTTACCCAAGAAGATGGGAGATCccggacgcctcactcttccatgtgcgTTTGGAAATAATTTGAAGACTTATGCTTTGTCCGATTCTTGGGCTAGCATAAATTTGATGCCTTTTTCGTTCTACCAAAAGTTAAATAtccagaagatgaaggctacgaAGATGACAATTCACATGGCAAATCGTTCGGTGATTCACCCGAGGGGAATTGTTGAAGACATCCTTGTTAAAATTGGCAAATTTGTTTTCCCAGTTGATTTTGTAATTATGGATATGAAGGAGGATGCAAATATCCTAATCATTCTTGGTCGCCCTTTGCTAAATACAGTTGGCGCTTTGGTTGATGTTCGTGAATCTAAGCTTACATTGAGGGATGGTGATGATAAGGAAGATTTTGGAATACAATATGGATTTCAAGGATATGATGTTAAAGGTGAAGTGTTCAATATTGATGAAGAGAATGAACTTGAAGAATTAGAAAAACTCACGGAGGAAGAAATCAAGGCAATTAATCAAGTGAAACACACTAAACCAAGTGCATCCGTTCCATTTTTCGTTGAAGTCATTGCCTACACAAAACCAACATCTTTGATAACTGAGGAAAGTGATGAAATGTCGAGTGATGAAGAAGAAGTTACATCAAAGGTGACTAGTCCAGTGGTGAAGGAAGAGAAGGATACTATGGAGCTTAAGTGTGAAGACAAATTAGAGACTAAAGGGATAAAACGCAAGCTCGATGGAGACGCAATCAAGGCTAAAAAGGAAATTTTGAAAAAGGCGTATAttcgtcaagttcaagcttataagAGACGTTTCAAAGAGAAAAAGATCCAGCTGGTGATGGACTCTTCTGATGATTCAACGTAG